One Brevibacillus choshinensis genomic window carries:
- a CDS encoding DUF4247 domain-containing protein, with protein MPYKWFQSIKLLLVPALFLLTLAGCGSPSLGETYPLESVSSKDRGQTSRIYRAENKTVPVVAKELADQNQPDEMSKEDDQHMFLIYPDEIYHIQQDAAKPTDSLIEVDSKEYVRNNYDSSFLQGYILASVLDDLFDGHKKGSYRGYSSKDIYKPTGTYHVPTAEEKKAAPPITTSGKGSIVKRGSNSKNADSSVGSDGSIFKKQVEPAGSSSGKIIRNSSSSSSSSSGSVTPKRSSIFSSPKSNSPPRTKTGGFGRITKRR; from the coding sequence ATGCCATACAAGTGGTTCCAATCGATTAAGCTCTTGCTGGTTCCCGCCTTGTTCCTGCTGACGCTTGCAGGATGCGGAAGTCCGTCTCTAGGGGAGACTTACCCACTGGAATCGGTCTCTTCGAAGGATAGGGGCCAGACCTCCCGGATCTATCGGGCAGAAAACAAAACAGTGCCGGTAGTAGCGAAAGAGCTCGCGGATCAGAACCAGCCGGATGAGATGTCCAAGGAAGACGATCAGCACATGTTTCTCATCTATCCGGATGAGATCTACCATATCCAGCAGGATGCGGCAAAGCCGACGGATTCACTCATCGAAGTAGACTCCAAGGAATATGTGCGCAATAACTACGATTCCTCGTTTTTGCAAGGGTACATCCTGGCCAGTGTTCTGGACGATTTGTTCGATGGTCATAAAAAGGGCAGCTACCGCGGCTACTCGAGCAAGGATATCTACAAGCCGACAGGAACGTATCATGTGCCGACCGCTGAAGAAAAGAAGGCGGCACCGCCGATTACGACATCGGGCAAAGGCAGCATCGTCAAACGAGGCAGCAACTCGAAAAATGCGGACAGCTCAGTGGGCTCTGACGGCAGCATCTTTAAAAAGCAGGTAGAGCCGGCAGGGAGCAGCTCAGGAAAGATCATTCGCAATTCCAGCAGCAGTTCATCCAGCTCAAGCGGCTCAGTGACACCGAAGCGCTCCTCGATCTTTTCCTCGCCAAAGAGCAATTCACCCCCGCGCACGAAGACGGGTGGATTTGGCCGAATTACGAAACGAAGATAA
- a CDS encoding DUF4178 domain-containing protein → MSLFKRIQNIFAKPEPPAKEKSILTVGPGDFVEVSLVTYQVMGKAVNRSRNATMLTLQDGNTIRYFYIEERERTVYHLYSAIDGRLESVDEVPSTIEMEDIAYHLEEQYSGVVNVLGKTPFQASGEQYIWHFQSDQRQLLRIEWQDGRFMLYEGETVLPADVQVLRGT, encoded by the coding sequence ATGAGTTTGTTCAAAAGGATTCAAAATATATTTGCCAAACCTGAACCACCCGCAAAGGAAAAAAGCATCCTGACAGTAGGACCTGGCGACTTTGTCGAAGTATCCCTCGTAACGTATCAGGTGATGGGAAAAGCTGTGAACCGCAGCCGCAACGCAACGATGCTCACGCTTCAGGACGGAAACACCATTCGTTACTTCTATATCGAAGAGCGGGAGCGGACGGTCTATCATCTGTACAGTGCCATCGACGGTCGCTTGGAATCGGTGGATGAAGTGCCGAGTACCATCGAAATGGAAGACATCGCGTACCATTTGGAAGAACAGTATTCAGGAGTTGTGAACGTTCTGGGAAAAACACCTTTCCAAGCTTCCGGTGAGCAATACATCTGGCATTTCCAATCCGACCAGCGGCAGCTATTGCGGATTGAATGGCAGGATGGACGGTTCATGCTGTACGAGGGAGAGACCGTTCTTCCAGCGGACGTGCAGGTCTTACGCGGGACGTAA
- a CDS encoding DUF350 domain-containing protein, producing MTWVEVAAMLVWTGAGAILLFVLMWIDSLFTKYKDMTEMKNGNMAVTTRFVMKLFAQGYILSQSILNSNDLWTALLASVVSFIILFILERIVEIVFRSMAGFDLEEGVKQGKVAHALLAGSFHIVGALILAACL from the coding sequence GTGACATGGGTAGAGGTAGCAGCCATGCTGGTATGGACAGGAGCAGGAGCGATCTTGCTGTTTGTACTGATGTGGATCGATTCCTTGTTTACCAAGTACAAGGATATGACCGAAATGAAGAACGGGAATATGGCGGTCACCACCCGTTTTGTGATGAAGCTCTTCGCTCAAGGGTACATCTTATCCCAATCGATTCTGAATTCCAATGATTTGTGGACGGCTTTGCTGGCATCCGTGGTATCATTTATCATTTTGTTCATTCTGGAGAGAATCGTGGAGATCGTGTTTCGTTCCATGGCTGGATTCGATCTGGAGGAAGGGGTCAAGCAAGGAAAAGTCGCACATGCATTACTGGCAGGGTCCTTCCACATCGTTGGCGCCCTGATTCTGGCTGCATGCCTGTAG
- a CDS encoding PspA/IM30 family protein: MSIFKRLRDLTMSNLYALIEKAEDPIKMTDQYLRDMQEDLEEAEKAVAAQIALEKKFKVLYEEQEALVKKREEQAHVAAQAKNIDLARRALEEKKAAEQKMNEYKDAFEKNKAAADGLRDKLAEMKKQVTELKNKRETLVARVNAAKAQKTINQAMAGFDSNSAMAGLKRMEDKALQLEAEAEASGEVYKKEKSLDEEIAKLGKDQQVEDELAALMKKYEG, translated from the coding sequence ATGTCCATTTTTAAAAGACTGCGTGATTTGACGATGTCCAATCTGTATGCCCTCATCGAAAAGGCAGAGGATCCTATTAAAATGACCGACCAATACCTGCGCGATATGCAAGAGGATCTGGAGGAAGCGGAAAAGGCAGTCGCTGCCCAAATCGCTCTGGAAAAGAAATTCAAAGTCCTGTATGAAGAGCAGGAAGCATTGGTGAAGAAGCGGGAAGAGCAAGCGCACGTAGCCGCACAGGCGAAAAATATCGACCTGGCACGCCGCGCTTTGGAAGAGAAAAAAGCGGCTGAGCAAAAAATGAACGAGTACAAGGACGCTTTCGAGAAAAACAAAGCGGCTGCAGACGGACTGCGCGACAAGCTGGCCGAGATGAAAAAACAGGTGACCGAGCTGAAAAACAAACGCGAGACATTGGTTGCCCGCGTGAACGCAGCGAAAGCTCAAAAAACGATCAATCAAGCGATGGCCGGTTTCGACTCCAACTCCGCTATGGCAGGCTTGAAACGAATGGAAGACAAAGCGCTCCAGCTCGAGGCAGAGGCGGAAGCGAGCGGCGAAGTCTACAAAAAGGAAAAATCGCTGGACGAAGAAATCGCCAAGCTGGGGAAAGATCAGCAGGTCGAGGACGAACTGGCTGCATTGATGAAAAAATACGAGGGGTAA